One Corynebacterium efficiens YS-314 DNA segment encodes these proteins:
- a CDS encoding ATP-dependent helicase, which yields MVRTSTRVSPVLLSKMLGQEHAPTAQQAAIIGAEPGPLLVVAGAGAGKTETMAARVVWLVANGFAAPDQVLGLTFTRKAAQQLSQRIRQRLETLAGIPTLRDLDPSGGIARSLQAITPTVSTYDSYAGSLLREYGLLLPVEPSARLITQTELYHIARQVVDNYRGELTATQSPATVTEYLLDLVSEMDNHMVTPDEIREESQPFINLFEELPTHNGKDTPLPQEMARWRDTQITRLQYLPLVEQLKQELHDRAVITFGEQMSKAARLASRHPQVGYSQRRRFRVVMLDEYQDTSHSQRVLLRSLFGGTDPGLTVTAVGDPMQAIYGWRGATAANLENFVGDFPVISLDARTDAPKRELTTSWRNPPEVLELANAVSREVLGPADAPTRTVQPLEPRPGAPTGEVQIGWFATAQEERAFVADELKKYWDARSEKFTAAVLVRKRRHSEPMAAELRARGIPVEIVGLSGLLDVPEVADMVAIATMLVRPQDNRAALRILGGPHVGLGIADIQVLQRRAANLAGRVRPGSPKEKEPLPEEPLERLAAQIADTVPTEPEEIVGLTDAVSDLGEATNFSLEGLRRLRRLAAQLRHLRTNSLGHSVADIFADIEEVFGIRTEVLARENPRADGATGTVHLDRFADEVAAHSSVSLPELLDYFQLARDQEDGLEPGEVTVRSDRVQILTVHKAKGLEWDIVSVLHADANTYDAKAFTWLKNVKHIPSSLRGDAGEGSPELDTSGVENRRDLQAAEKEYTAEVRSSLAEENSRLFYVGITRSERALMVTGSAIDGTTTRAKVPYAHLETLKATAPDAVVTWWEGEEADVEKLPAEEAMYPAVTIPPGVAEGAELVRATPSDASFDGGIEELWEREVTVLIDEHRRLQSPTLEVEISRELTATDLVNLKNNPEQFARRLRRPVPFKPNTYAKRGTQFHQWLEDRFGASALLDEDQLPGMDEELSEQTFEELRAAFLESRWADRTPNYVEHPFEVVIGRHVIRGRMDAVFHEPDDTWLVVDWKTGQTPRGAEMDAAIIQLAVYRIAWASLRGIDPQQVRGAFHYVAHNHTFEPDHLPDAGELALLLDGAQGL from the coding sequence ATGGTTAGGACATCAACCCGGGTTTCCCCGGTGCTTCTGTCGAAGATGCTCGGGCAGGAACACGCACCCACCGCACAGCAGGCCGCGATCATCGGCGCGGAACCAGGGCCCCTGCTTGTGGTCGCCGGTGCCGGCGCGGGCAAGACCGAGACGATGGCCGCCCGCGTGGTGTGGCTGGTGGCCAATGGTTTCGCCGCCCCCGACCAGGTGCTGGGACTGACCTTCACCCGCAAGGCCGCACAGCAGCTCTCGCAGCGTATCCGCCAGCGCCTGGAGACCCTCGCCGGCATCCCCACCCTGCGTGACCTCGACCCCTCCGGTGGGATTGCACGCAGCCTGCAGGCGATCACCCCGACGGTGTCCACCTATGACTCCTACGCCGGAAGCCTCCTCCGTGAATACGGGCTGCTGCTGCCGGTGGAACCCTCGGCGCGGCTGATCACCCAGACCGAGCTCTACCACATCGCCCGACAGGTGGTGGACAACTACCGCGGTGAGCTCACGGCCACCCAGTCACCGGCAACAGTGACCGAATACCTCCTGGACCTGGTCTCCGAGATGGACAACCACATGGTGACCCCGGATGAGATCAGGGAGGAATCCCAACCGTTCATCAACCTCTTCGAGGAACTGCCCACCCACAACGGCAAGGACACACCCCTGCCACAGGAGATGGCGAGGTGGCGGGACACCCAGATCACCCGCCTGCAGTACCTGCCGCTGGTGGAGCAGCTCAAACAGGAACTCCACGACCGTGCGGTGATCACCTTCGGGGAACAGATGAGCAAGGCCGCACGCCTGGCCTCCCGGCACCCGCAGGTGGGGTATTCCCAGCGCCGTCGCTTCCGGGTGGTCATGCTCGATGAGTACCAGGACACCAGCCATTCGCAGCGGGTGCTGCTGCGCAGTCTGTTCGGTGGCACCGACCCGGGTCTGACGGTCACGGCCGTGGGTGATCCGATGCAGGCCATCTACGGTTGGCGCGGTGCCACCGCGGCGAACCTGGAGAACTTCGTCGGTGACTTCCCGGTGATCTCCCTCGATGCCCGCACCGATGCCCCGAAGCGCGAACTGACCACCAGTTGGCGCAACCCGCCGGAGGTGTTGGAGCTGGCCAACGCGGTCTCCCGTGAGGTGCTCGGCCCCGCGGATGCCCCGACCCGGACGGTCCAGCCACTGGAACCACGCCCGGGTGCCCCGACCGGTGAGGTGCAGATCGGGTGGTTCGCCACCGCCCAGGAGGAACGGGCCTTCGTCGCCGATGAGTTGAAGAAGTACTGGGATGCCCGCAGCGAGAAATTCACCGCCGCGGTGCTGGTGCGTAAACGCCGCCATTCCGAGCCGATGGCCGCGGAACTGCGCGCCCGGGGCATCCCCGTGGAGATCGTCGGGTTATCCGGCCTGCTCGATGTTCCGGAGGTCGCCGACATGGTGGCGATCGCCACGATGCTGGTGCGCCCCCAGGACAACCGCGCGGCACTGCGGATCCTCGGCGGACCGCACGTGGGTCTGGGGATCGCGGATATCCAGGTGCTGCAGCGACGGGCAGCCAACCTCGCCGGACGCGTACGCCCGGGCAGCCCGAAGGAGAAGGAACCTCTGCCGGAGGAACCGCTGGAGCGGCTGGCCGCCCAGATCGCAGACACCGTGCCCACGGAACCGGAGGAGATCGTCGGCCTGACCGATGCGGTCTCCGACCTGGGTGAGGCCACCAATTTCAGTTTGGAGGGGCTGCGCCGGCTGCGTCGTCTCGCCGCCCAGCTGCGTCATCTGCGCACCAACAGTCTCGGCCATTCCGTGGCCGATATCTTCGCCGACATCGAGGAGGTCTTCGGCATCCGCACCGAGGTGCTCGCCCGCGAGAACCCCCGCGCGGACGGGGCGACTGGCACCGTGCACCTCGACCGGTTCGCCGATGAGGTCGCGGCCCATTCCAGTGTCAGCCTGCCGGAGCTGCTCGACTACTTCCAGCTGGCCCGCGACCAGGAGGACGGTCTGGAACCCGGTGAGGTGACGGTGCGCAGCGACCGCGTGCAGATCCTCACCGTCCACAAGGCCAAGGGACTGGAATGGGACATCGTCTCCGTCCTGCACGCCGATGCCAACACCTACGACGCGAAGGCCTTCACCTGGTTGAAGAACGTCAAACACATCCCCTCCAGCCTCCGGGGCGATGCTGGCGAGGGCTCACCCGAACTGGACACCTCCGGGGTGGAGAACCGCAGGGACCTCCAGGCCGCGGAGAAGGAGTACACCGCCGAGGTCAGAAGCAGCCTGGCGGAGGAGAACTCACGCCTGTTCTATGTGGGCATCACCCGCAGTGAACGCGCCCTGATGGTGACCGGGTCGGCGATCGACGGCACCACCACCAGGGCCAAGGTGCCCTATGCCCACCTGGAGACCCTCAAGGCCACGGCACCGGATGCGGTGGTTACCTGGTGGGAAGGGGAGGAGGCGGACGTCGAGAAGCTCCCCGCCGAGGAGGCGATGTACCCCGCGGTGACCATCCCACCCGGGGTGGCCGAGGGCGCGGAGCTGGTGCGCGCCACCCCGTCGGACGCGTCCTTCGATGGCGGCATCGAGGAGCTGTGGGAACGCGAGGTGACGGTGCTTATCGACGAACACCGCCGCCTCCAATCGCCCACCCTGGAGGTGGAGATCTCCCGCGAACTGACCGCCACCGACCTGGTCAACCTCAAGAACAACCCGGAACAGTTCGCCCGCCGACTGCGCCGACCCGTCCCCTTCAAACCGAATACCTACGCCAAACGCGGCACCCAGTTCCACCAGTGGCTGGAGGACCGCTTCGGCGCGAGCGCCCTGCTCGACGAGGACCAGTTGCCCGGCATGGATGAGGAACTCTCCGAGCAGACCTTCGAGGAACTCCGCGCCGCCTTCCTGGAATCGCGGTGGGCGGACCGCACCCCGAACTACGTGGAGCATCCCTTCGAGGTGGTCATCGGCAGGCATGTCATCCGCGGCCGCATGGATGCCGTGTTCCACGAACCGGACGACACCTGGCTGGTCGTGGACTGGAAGACCGGCCAGACACCGAGGGGCGCGGAGATGGACGCCGCGATCATCCAGCTGGCGGTCTACCGCATCGCCTGGGCAAGCCTGCGTGGAATCGATCCGCAGCAGGTGCGCGGTGCGTTCCACTACGTCGCGCACAACCACACCTTCGAACCCGACCACCTGCCCGACGCCGGGGAACTCGCGCTACTTCTGGATGGGGCGCAGGGCCTATGA
- a CDS encoding potassium channel family protein: protein MGRSARRDAELSGLPDHALLSIIRIPEAAKISPWWLMLRRVAYALLLTLVVTLIVYFDRGGYSEELTFIDALYYSTVSLTTVGYGDITPVTQEARLLNVLVITPFRIAFLVLLVGTTLSVLTEESRRALQIQRWRKRMRNHTVVVGYGTKGRSAVAALKADGVPANQIVVIDTDQAALDAASNDGLVTVRGTATKADVLRIAGVQRARAVVVAPNLDDTAVLVTLSVREIAPRAMIVASVRESENQHLLEQSGADSVVISSETAGRMLGLATVTPSVVEMMEDLLSPDEGFSVAERPVTEDEVGSNPRHLADIVLGVVRSGELYRIDSPEAETVEPGDRLLYIRRVFSEDVKN, encoded by the coding sequence ATGGGACGAAGTGCCAGGCGGGATGCCGAACTGTCGGGGCTGCCGGATCATGCGCTGCTGAGCATCATCCGTATCCCGGAGGCTGCCAAGATCAGCCCGTGGTGGCTCATGCTCCGGCGGGTGGCCTACGCCCTGCTGCTCACCCTCGTGGTCACCCTCATCGTCTATTTCGACCGCGGTGGGTACTCGGAAGAGCTCACCTTTATTGATGCGTTGTACTATTCCACGGTGTCACTGACCACCGTGGGGTACGGCGACATCACGCCTGTGACGCAGGAGGCGCGCCTGCTCAACGTCCTGGTCATCACCCCGTTCCGCATCGCGTTCCTCGTGCTGCTGGTCGGTACCACCCTGTCCGTGCTCACCGAGGAATCGCGCCGGGCCCTGCAGATCCAGCGTTGGAGGAAACGAATGCGCAATCACACCGTCGTGGTCGGTTATGGCACGAAGGGACGGTCCGCCGTGGCGGCCCTCAAGGCCGATGGGGTGCCGGCGAATCAGATCGTGGTCATCGACACCGACCAGGCCGCCCTCGACGCCGCCAGCAATGACGGCCTGGTCACCGTCAGGGGGACCGCCACCAAGGCTGATGTGCTCCGGATCGCGGGTGTGCAGCGTGCCCGCGCGGTGGTGGTCGCCCCCAACCTCGATGACACCGCCGTGCTGGTCACCCTGTCGGTGCGGGAGATCGCACCCCGGGCGATGATCGTGGCGTCGGTGCGCGAATCGGAGAACCAGCACCTGCTGGAACAGTCCGGTGCGGATTCGGTGGTGATCTCCTCCGAGACCGCCGGCCGCATGCTGGGGCTTGCCACCGTGACCCCGTCGGTGGTGGAGATGATGGAGGATCTGCTCTCACCCGATGAGGGTTTCTCCGTGGCGGAACGTCCCGTCACCGAGGATGAGGTGGGGTCCAACCCACGTCACCTCGCCGACATCGTCCTGGGTGTGGTGCGTTCCGGTGAGCTCTACCGCATCGACTCACCCGAGGCGGAGACCGTGGAACCGGGGGATCGTCTGCTCTACATCCGCCGGGTGTTCAGTGAGGATGTGAAGAACTGA
- a CDS encoding NAD(+) diphosphatase, with protein MQILPVGPRDEIPVRGGRPVFLSDHPGEPVSVAPGFFAVRVSSGEVRDLGRLVAPRDLNDRLVDASVSLLRNRERVRFDPSDGSELRYGDGGVAYGASGRPLYPRLDPAVIGLVELAGADRLLLGMNAQRRKYFSLVAGYVSHGESLEEAFAREVWEETGRRVDGITYVGSQPWPVSGSLMVGMRGTTTDEHPQADTDGELIEVIWVSARDIRDRRVPIAPPGSIAHDMILAWAAGKNQ; from the coding sequence ATGCAGATCCTGCCCGTGGGACCCCGTGATGAGATCCCCGTCCGTGGCGGTCGCCCCGTCTTCCTCAGCGATCATCCCGGGGAGCCGGTGTCCGTGGCGCCGGGGTTCTTCGCGGTCCGGGTCAGCAGCGGGGAGGTCCGCGACCTCGGCCGACTGGTCGCACCACGCGACCTGAACGACCGGCTTGTCGACGCCTCCGTCAGCCTCCTGCGCAACCGGGAGCGGGTCCGGTTCGACCCCTCCGACGGCAGTGAACTGCGGTACGGCGATGGGGGAGTGGCGTACGGCGCGAGTGGTCGTCCCCTCTATCCCCGCCTGGACCCCGCGGTCATCGGACTGGTGGAACTCGCAGGCGCCGACCGGCTCCTGCTGGGCATGAATGCCCAGCGTCGCAAATATTTCTCCCTGGTCGCCGGGTATGTCTCCCATGGTGAAAGCCTTGAGGAGGCGTTTGCGCGTGAGGTGTGGGAGGAAACCGGACGCCGGGTGGATGGCATCACCTATGTGGGCAGTCAGCCGTGGCCGGTGTCGGGATCGCTCATGGTGGGCATGCGCGGAACCACCACGGATGAACACCCCCAGGCAGACACCGATGGTGAGCTCATCGAGGTGATCTGGGTCAGTGCCCGCGATATCCGCGACCGCCGGGTCCCCATCGCCCCACCCGGCTCCATTGCCCATGACATGATCCTGGCGTGGGCCGCCGGGAAGAACCAGTAG
- a CDS encoding ATP-dependent DNA helicase UvrD2: MINLQDLDEDQRIAATAPRGPVCILAGAGTGKTRTITYRIAHLIDQGFVSPNRVLAVTFTSRAAGEMRHRLSLMGIGGVQARTFHAAARKQLMYFWPQVAGDLRWKLLDNKFPLVGRAVRGARLESSTEKVRDILGEIEWAKASLIAPEQYPEKLGTRTPPVPAEKVADVYARYEQMKTTGEGLLLDFDDLLLHTAGALENSPAVAEEFREQYRSFVVDEYQDVTPLQQRVLEAWLGERDDLTVVGDANQTIYSFTGATPHYLLNFSRTYENATVVKLQRDYRSTPQVTDLANTVIAQARGRVAGTRLELQGMRAPGPEPEFTSYDDEPTEAREVAGKILTLLDQGVAASEIAVLYRINAQSAVFEQALSDAGIVYQVRGGEGFFTRAEIRQALSQLVRAAQRDVDETDLVRLVRRTLVPLGLSTQEPEGAQERERWQSLNALVDLVEELVTATPDLDFQGLLRKLHERQEAKHPPTVEGVTLASLHAAKGLEWDAVFLVGLVDSTLPISHAIKAGDEAIEEERRLFYVGVTRAREHLFCSWALSRQEGGRKTRKRTRFLDGIVIDPAPESGTPRGNRPRNCRVCGNPLDTPAERVVGRCNACPPQADEGVFERLRTWRNTTAQKENVPAYIVFSNATLMAVAELMPTSDNELLNVPGIGPMKAEKYGDEILEILRG; this comes from the coding sequence GTGATCAACCTGCAGGACCTCGACGAGGACCAGCGTATCGCCGCCACCGCACCGCGTGGACCGGTGTGCATCCTGGCGGGCGCCGGCACGGGTAAGACCCGCACCATCACCTACCGGATCGCCCACCTGATCGACCAGGGCTTTGTCAGCCCCAACCGGGTGCTGGCGGTGACGTTCACCTCCCGGGCGGCAGGAGAGATGCGCCACCGACTCAGCCTCATGGGCATCGGTGGTGTGCAGGCCCGGACCTTCCACGCGGCGGCGCGTAAACAACTGATGTACTTCTGGCCGCAGGTCGCCGGTGATCTGCGGTGGAAACTGCTGGATAATAAATTCCCCCTCGTCGGTCGTGCCGTGCGTGGTGCCCGTCTGGAATCCTCCACGGAGAAGGTCCGTGACATCCTCGGGGAGATCGAGTGGGCGAAGGCGTCGTTGATTGCGCCGGAGCAGTACCCGGAGAAGCTCGGCACCCGCACCCCGCCGGTGCCCGCGGAGAAGGTCGCTGATGTCTACGCCCGCTATGAGCAGATGAAAACCACCGGTGAGGGACTGCTCCTGGATTTCGATGACCTGCTCCTGCACACCGCCGGTGCCCTGGAGAACTCCCCGGCGGTGGCTGAGGAGTTCCGTGAGCAGTACCGCAGCTTCGTCGTCGATGAGTACCAGGATGTCACCCCGCTGCAGCAGCGGGTGCTGGAGGCCTGGCTGGGGGAGCGCGATGATCTGACCGTGGTCGGGGATGCCAACCAGACGATCTACTCCTTCACCGGGGCCACCCCGCATTATCTGCTCAACTTCTCCCGGACGTATGAGAATGCGACCGTCGTCAAGCTCCAGCGTGACTACCGCTCCACCCCGCAGGTGACCGATCTGGCCAACACCGTCATCGCCCAGGCCCGGGGCCGGGTCGCCGGCACCCGCCTGGAGCTGCAGGGCATGCGGGCCCCCGGCCCGGAACCTGAGTTCACCTCCTATGATGATGAACCGACCGAGGCCCGCGAGGTCGCCGGGAAGATCCTCACCCTGCTCGATCAGGGGGTGGCCGCCTCCGAGATCGCCGTGCTCTACCGCATCAACGCGCAGTCCGCGGTGTTCGAACAGGCGCTGTCAGATGCCGGGATCGTCTACCAGGTGCGTGGCGGGGAGGGTTTCTTCACCCGCGCCGAGATCCGGCAGGCCCTGTCCCAGCTGGTGCGCGCAGCACAACGCGACGTCGACGAGACGGACCTGGTGCGACTGGTCCGCCGCACGCTTGTGCCCCTGGGCCTGTCGACGCAGGAACCCGAGGGCGCCCAGGAACGCGAACGCTGGCAGTCCCTCAACGCCCTGGTGGATCTCGTCGAGGAGCTGGTCACCGCCACCCCGGACCTGGATTTCCAGGGCCTGCTGCGCAAACTCCACGAACGCCAGGAGGCCAAGCACCCACCCACCGTCGAGGGTGTCACCCTTGCCTCCCTGCACGCCGCCAAGGGCCTGGAGTGGGATGCGGTGTTCCTGGTGGGACTGGTGGATTCCACCCTGCCCATCAGCCATGCCATCAAGGCCGGCGACGAGGCCATCGAGGAGGAACGCCGCCTGTTCTACGTCGGTGTCACCCGCGCCCGCGAACACCTCTTCTGCTCCTGGGCCCTGTCCCGGCAGGAGGGTGGGCGCAAAACCCGCAAACGCACCCGCTTCCTCGACGGCATCGTCATCGACCCCGCCCCGGAGTCCGGCACCCCGCGCGGTAACCGGCCACGCAACTGCCGGGTGTGCGGCAACCCGCTGGACACCCCGGCGGAACGGGTCGTCGGCCGCTGCAACGCCTGCCCACCCCAGGCCGATGAGGGGGTCTTCGAAAGGCTGCGCACCTGGCGGAACACCACCGCGCAGAAGGAGAACGTCCCTGCCTATATTGTGTTCTCCAATGCCACGCTCATGGCGGTCGCCGAGCTCATGCCCACCAGTGACAATGAACTGCTCAACGTACCCGGCATCGGGCCGATGAAGGCGGAGAAATACGGTGATGAGATCCTGGAGATCCTCCGCGGCTGA
- a CDS encoding M48 family metallopeptidase yields the protein MQEIEVIRSARRTRTVQARIVDGRIEVRIPAAMTAAEEEKAVGEIVAKLKKRTTSTATSDADLVERAHRLNRTVLEGRARVGSVRWVGNQNARWGSCTVSTADIRISDRLRQVPDYVLDAVLVHELTHTFIPDHSPEFWSWADKTPLAERARGYLEAYQRWG from the coding sequence ATGCAGGAGATTGAGGTGATCCGTTCGGCGAGGCGGACCAGGACGGTGCAGGCGAGGATCGTCGACGGCAGGATCGAGGTGCGGATCCCGGCAGCGATGACGGCTGCGGAGGAGGAGAAGGCGGTGGGGGAGATCGTCGCAAAGCTGAAGAAGCGCACCACCTCCACCGCGACGAGCGACGCCGACCTGGTGGAACGCGCGCACCGCCTCAACCGGACCGTGCTGGAGGGGCGTGCCCGGGTGGGGTCGGTGCGGTGGGTGGGTAATCAGAATGCGCGGTGGGGTTCGTGCACCGTGTCCACCGCGGATATCCGCATCTCCGACCGGTTGCGCCAGGTGCCGGACTATGTCCTGGACGCGGTGCTGGTCCATGAACTCACGCACACGTTCATCCCGGATCATTCACCGGAGTTCTGGTCCTGGGCAGACAAAACGCCCCTGGCCGAGCGGGCCAGGGGCTATCTTGAGGCGTATCAGCGCTGGGGTTAG
- a CDS encoding zinc-dependent metalloprotease, whose protein sequence is MNSNGFGFSFPNNDDDDNDRNRNNNDPFGFFGGAGGFGGGGLGDLLNQFGQMLSGMGDSMNSPEAGGPVNYDLATRIARQQIGRVAPTKQSDKDAVTESIRLAELWLDDATELPTSGHRAEAWNAEEWLEHTLPMWKRLVSPVAEHMNQAQMDNLPEEAKEMMGPMSAMMNQMSSMNFGMQLGNALGDLAKQTLSGSDFGLPVAPAGVAAVLPVNLAEASKGLNVPAQEMLVYICAREAARQRLFKHVPWLLERLVSSVEEYATGLEIDTSHIQDALGQFQMDTPDPQRLQEMMSELQGMDLSPRIGSRNAAAVSRLETLLALIEGWVDLVVTQAMSERIPSTAAINEAWRRRRATGGSAEQAFAKVVGIEFNAPKVAEATELWRRVEVAVGIQRRDAVWDHPDFLPVAEDLDNPAQFIDGLLDEGGSDDFDPIAEISKLEKFLAEEADKKDGSAEAGDDTDSEKSDGDTTDESGDDTTK, encoded by the coding sequence ATGAATTCCAATGGCTTCGGTTTCTCCTTCCCGAATAATGACGACGACGATAACGACAGGAACCGTAACAACAACGATCCTTTCGGTTTCTTCGGCGGCGCCGGCGGGTTCGGCGGTGGCGGACTGGGTGACCTGCTCAACCAGTTCGGCCAGATGCTCTCGGGCATGGGTGATTCCATGAACAGCCCCGAGGCCGGCGGCCCGGTCAACTATGACCTGGCCACCCGGATCGCCCGCCAGCAGATCGGTCGGGTGGCACCGACGAAACAGTCCGACAAGGATGCCGTCACCGAATCCATCCGGCTCGCCGAACTGTGGCTCGATGACGCCACCGAACTGCCCACCTCCGGGCACCGCGCCGAGGCGTGGAACGCCGAGGAATGGCTGGAACACACCCTGCCCATGTGGAAGCGTCTGGTCTCCCCCGTCGCCGAGCACATGAACCAGGCCCAGATGGACAACCTCCCCGAGGAGGCCAAGGAGATGATGGGCCCGATGTCGGCGATGATGAACCAGATGTCATCGATGAACTTCGGCATGCAGCTCGGTAACGCCCTCGGTGACCTGGCCAAGCAGACCCTGTCCGGCTCCGATTTCGGCCTGCCCGTCGCCCCCGCCGGTGTCGCGGCGGTCCTGCCCGTCAACCTCGCCGAGGCCTCCAAGGGTCTCAATGTCCCGGCGCAGGAGATGCTCGTGTACATCTGCGCCCGGGAGGCCGCACGTCAGCGTCTGTTCAAGCACGTGCCGTGGCTGCTGGAGCGTCTGGTGTCGTCGGTGGAGGAATACGCCACCGGGCTGGAGATCGACACCTCCCATATCCAGGACGCGCTGGGTCAGTTCCAGATGGACACCCCCGACCCACAGCGTCTCCAGGAGATGATGAGCGAGCTGCAGGGCATGGACCTCTCCCCCCGCATCGGTTCCCGCAACGCAGCCGCCGTCTCCCGCCTGGAGACCCTGCTCGCCCTCATCGAGGGCTGGGTGGACCTGGTGGTCACCCAGGCGATGTCCGAGCGTATCCCGTCGACCGCCGCGATCAACGAGGCGTGGCGACGCCGCCGTGCCACCGGAGGCTCCGCCGAGCAGGCGTTCGCCAAGGTTGTCGGCATCGAGTTCAACGCCCCCAAGGTCGCCGAGGCCACCGAACTGTGGCGTCGCGTCGAGGTGGCGGTGGGGATCCAGCGTCGTGACGCGGTCTGGGACCACCCCGACTTCCTGCCTGTTGCCGAGGACCTGGACAACCCCGCCCAGTTCATCGACGGTCTCCTCGACGAGGGTGGGTCCGACGACTTCGACCCGATCGCCGAGATCAGCAAACTGGAGAAGTTCCTCGCCGAGGAGGCCGACAAGAAGGACGGATCGGCCGAGGCCGGGGATGACACCGACTCTGAAAAATCTGACGGTGACACCACAGATGAGTCCGGCGACGACACCACCAAATAA
- a CDS encoding YlbL family protein, which translates to MNRRIKTLAWGAIPLVALASLVSIDHIPGTDISLTVPYAAEGPGPTFNTLGEVDGVEVVEITGTETDEVEGNLNMTTVSVRTGMTLSQALSRWLFTDDTIVPIEQIFPPGRSPEEIRESNTMAFAASEASATIAAMNFLNLPVEIEVYDVVEDSAAAGILEPGDAVSSVNGTAVTTPGEVQELIRGMAPGDEVTITYRRGGEEKTATVPLGAHPQDDSVPLLGISMTSVPVSDTEVTYNLEDIGGPSAGLMFSLAVVDKLSPGPLNGGRFVAGSGTIAEDGSVGPIGGITHKVRAAEEAGAEIFLAPTANCAEAVTADYGDMTILQVDTLEHAIEQMDAYNSGGGYQTCD; encoded by the coding sequence GTGAACCGCAGAATCAAGACCCTCGCCTGGGGAGCCATCCCGCTCGTGGCGCTGGCCTCGCTCGTCAGCATCGACCACATCCCGGGTACCGACATCAGCCTCACCGTCCCCTATGCGGCGGAGGGCCCCGGGCCGACGTTCAACACCCTCGGGGAGGTTGACGGGGTGGAGGTCGTGGAGATCACCGGCACCGAGACCGATGAGGTGGAGGGCAACCTCAACATGACCACCGTGTCCGTGCGCACCGGCATGACCCTGTCGCAGGCGCTGTCCCGGTGGTTGTTCACCGATGACACCATCGTGCCCATTGAGCAGATCTTTCCGCCGGGACGCAGTCCGGAGGAGATCAGGGAATCCAACACCATGGCGTTCGCCGCCTCGGAGGCCTCCGCCACGATCGCGGCGATGAACTTCCTCAACCTGCCGGTGGAGATCGAGGTCTATGACGTGGTGGAGGACAGCGCCGCCGCCGGCATCCTCGAACCGGGGGATGCGGTGAGTTCCGTCAACGGCACCGCCGTGACCACTCCGGGTGAGGTGCAGGAACTGATCCGGGGCATGGCACCGGGTGATGAGGTGACCATCACCTACCGCCGCGGTGGGGAGGAGAAGACCGCCACGGTTCCCCTCGGTGCGCACCCGCAGGATGATTCCGTCCCGCTGCTGGGTATCTCCATGACCTCGGTTCCAGTCTCGGATACCGAGGTGACCTACAACCTTGAAGACATCGGTGGGCCGAGCGCAGGTCTGATGTTCTCCCTCGCGGTGGTGGACAAGCTCTCCCCGGGGCCCCTGAACGGGGGCAGGTTCGTGGCGGGCTCCGGCACCATCGCCGAAGACGGATCCGTCGGACCGATCGGGGGGATCACCCACAAGGTCCGGGCGGCGGAGGAGGCCGGGGCAGAGATCTTCCTGGCACCCACCGCCAACTGCGCCGAGGCGGTCACCGCAGACTACGGTGATATGACGATCCTGCAGGTGGACACCCTGGAGCATGCGATTGAACAGATGGATGCCTACAACTCCGGCGGTGGATACCAGACCTGCGACTAG
- a CDS encoding PPA1309 family protein, whose product MNADVFSPQALNKAMLEAVDFIHAEGWDRGPTLFALVPTDLLVDNLDTEDADDSPLTLVVQDNIPDNLLPGSEALGDYISRLAWPSEVAGVVLAQEIMFTDSSVPGSDPRPARLFSGVLRGEAELTLLQLRPTEEELAERGPFAEDEIELRGGPGVAPGVITALRYTLEAEPEDF is encoded by the coding sequence ATGAACGCTGATGTTTTCAGTCCTCAGGCACTCAACAAGGCGATGCTGGAGGCGGTTGATTTCATCCATGCCGAGGGATGGGACCGGGGCCCGACCCTGTTCGCCCTGGTGCCCACGGACCTGCTCGTGGACAACCTCGACACAGAGGATGCCGATGATTCCCCTCTGACGCTGGTGGTTCAGGACAACATCCCCGACAATCTCCTCCCCGGTTCCGAGGCGCTGGGTGATTACATCTCACGCTTGGCATGGCCCTCCGAGGTCGCCGGTGTGGTCCTCGCTCAGGAGATCATGTTCACCGATTCCTCCGTCCCGGGTTCCGACCCCCGCCCGGCACGCCTGTTCTCCGGCGTGTTGCGTGGCGAAGCCGAACTGACGCTGCTGCAGCTTCGCCCCACCGAGGAGGAATTGGCTGAGCGGGGTCCCTTCGCCGAGGATGAGATCGAACTGCGCGGCGGCCCCGGGGTCGCCCCGGGTGTCATCACGGCCCTGCGGTACACCCTGGAGGCGGAGCCCGAGGACTTCTAG